In Flavobacterium sp. WV_118_3, one DNA window encodes the following:
- a CDS encoding DUF4421 family protein translates to MTAPQWLLLLLFLSGIPTVVAQVDSTYIGKFPQEYSARVYLSRKFVTLSSEYPDADNKEYTANSPFAIGAGFTWGNSGLSYSYGFGFLADKSKGKTRYFDLEYHYYGRKIVLDFFGLDYEGLYYQDTENDVLNMYPDAQLTNIGVFGQYVFNGERFSYRAAFDQVQVQLKSAGSFLLGGGAYYNRVRADNVFGFRKELYQIGPSLGYAYTWVINPKFFVTGSLTPGVTMGFKNFEDKIDWNPSLFFRFASGYNINDWSVNLSFLMNRLYVSYEQSNQVGVSTATLQLMLVKRFDSSSRLLKKLPRL, encoded by the coding sequence ATGACAGCTCCCCAATGGCTCCTGCTTTTACTATTTTTGTCCGGAATACCAACTGTAGTCGCACAGGTTGACAGTACGTATATCGGGAAATTTCCTCAGGAATATTCGGCTCGGGTATATCTATCCCGAAAGTTTGTGACGTTAAGCAGTGAATACCCGGATGCCGATAACAAGGAATATACGGCCAATAGTCCGTTTGCCATTGGAGCAGGTTTTACCTGGGGAAATTCCGGATTGAGTTATAGTTACGGCTTTGGTTTCCTGGCAGATAAATCGAAAGGAAAAACCCGGTATTTTGATTTGGAATACCATTATTACGGACGAAAAATTGTTCTTGACTTTTTCGGATTGGATTATGAAGGATTGTATTATCAGGATACGGAAAATGACGTGCTGAATATGTATCCCGATGCACAACTGACCAATATTGGCGTTTTTGGACAGTATGTGTTTAACGGAGAACGCTTTTCCTATCGTGCCGCTTTCGATCAGGTTCAGGTGCAGTTAAAATCGGCGGGTAGTTTTTTACTCGGTGGAGGAGCGTATTACAACCGGGTTCGCGCCGATAATGTATTTGGTTTCCGAAAAGAATTGTATCAGATCGGACCAAGCCTTGGGTATGCCTATACCTGGGTGATCAACCCAAAGTTTTTTGTAACAGGGTCTTTAACGCCGGGTGTTACCATGGGGTTTAAAAACTTCGAAGACAAGATTGACTGGAACCCCAGTTTGTTTTTCCGCTTTGCTTCCGGCTATAATATCAATGACTGGTCGGTCAATCTTTCGTTCCTGATGAACCGATTGTATGTTTCCTACGAGCAAAGCAACCAGGTAGGTGTAAGCACTGCCACTTTACAGCTCATGCTGGTGAAGCGTTTTGACAGTTCTTCCCGGTTGCTTAAAAAATTGCCCCGACTGTAG
- a CDS encoding helix-turn-helix domain-containing protein: MKTKIRITENKICPLEEAVNTISGKWKIPILWQMNEGIRRPSELLRGIAVVDRRVLNQQLREMESDGLIQKEVFPEVPPRVEYTLTPLGENLVQVLWSLNSWGETLIAHRESQYTI, translated from the coding sequence ATGAAAACTAAAATACGCATTACCGAAAATAAGATTTGTCCGTTGGAAGAAGCCGTGAATACCATTAGCGGAAAGTGGAAAATTCCGATTTTATGGCAGATGAATGAAGGTATTCGCCGACCGAGTGAATTGTTGAGAGGGATTGCCGTAGTCGACCGTCGGGTTTTAAATCAACAACTTCGGGAAATGGAATCCGACGGATTAATACAAAAAGAAGTCTTTCCGGAAGTACCGCCACGAGTGGAGTATACGCTCACACCTTTAGGCGAAAATCTGGTTCAGGTTTTATGGTCGTTAAATAGTTGGGGCGAAACCCTGATTGCACATCGGGAATCACAATATACCATTTGA
- the mgtA gene encoding magnesium-translocating P-type ATPase, with the protein MFTSKIKNTPKGFPVFETNRLFETAKADTTTIYTLLESRPEGLSDVQADEKRKVYGSNEILHEKPDPWYSQLWSAFINPFIIVLLVLLMISVVMDIILAEPGQQDYKTIVVVSVMVILSSLLRFWQEFSSNKAAEELKNMVETTATVLRSSSGKQEVNFKDIVPGDVVYLSAGDMIPADIRILQSKDLFVSQAILTGESLPLEKNESPIIAEDSRSPLEFDNSCFMGTNVISGTATAIVVATGKDTYLGKIGKALSGKRPETSFDKGVNKVSWLLIRYMLVMVPLVFMINGITKNNWLDALLFAIAIAVGLTPEMLPMIVTANLAKGAKNMSKRKVIVKRLNAIQNIGAMDILCTDKTGTLTMDKIILERHLNVLGNEDDEVLKWAYFNSFHQTGLKNLLDVAVLEHVELHDYLKVEENYRKVDEIPFDFQRRRMSVILEQKNGKQLLICKGAVEELLGLCSHAFYPGENAQIHIENDAIVPLDDSIRATVMQTSKKLNEDGLRVLLVAIKEYDSRSANYSIADENNMVLTGFIGFLDPAKPSAKPAIESLQKLGVSIKVLTGDNDIVTKKICRDVGIPFHQVLLGNEIAQLTDDQLSERLETTSIFAKLNPVQKSRIVSLFQEQGHTVGFMGDGINDAPALRNADVGISVDTAVDIAKESADIILLEKDLMVLRKGVIYGRRTFGNIIKYIKMTTSSNFGNMFSMLGASIFLPFLPMLPIQLLIQNLLYDISQISIPWDRMDDEFLEKPQKWDANSISRFMLYIGPVSSLFDYMTFAVLFYVFKANTPEHQHLFQTGWFVEGLLSQVLIVHMIRTRKIPFLQSWATAPVVALTSLVMLIGLLLPFTPFAHSVNLEPLPLAYFPWLIGILIGYCFLVQIAKEHFIRKFGSWL; encoded by the coding sequence ATGTTTACCTCAAAAATAAAAAACACCCCAAAAGGTTTTCCGGTTTTTGAAACCAACCGACTTTTCGAAACAGCAAAAGCCGATACCACTACTATTTACACCCTATTAGAGAGTCGGCCGGAAGGGTTATCCGACGTACAGGCCGACGAAAAAAGAAAGGTCTACGGATCAAACGAGATTCTGCATGAAAAACCCGATCCGTGGTACAGCCAATTATGGAGTGCGTTTATCAATCCGTTTATCATTGTACTATTGGTATTATTGATGATTTCAGTCGTAATGGACATTATCCTGGCCGAACCGGGACAACAGGATTATAAAACCATAGTCGTGGTGAGCGTTATGGTTATCTTGAGCTCCTTACTTCGCTTCTGGCAGGAATTCAGCAGTAATAAGGCTGCCGAAGAATTGAAAAACATGGTCGAAACAACGGCCACAGTATTGCGCAGTAGTTCCGGAAAACAGGAAGTCAATTTTAAAGACATCGTACCGGGCGATGTGGTGTATCTAAGTGCCGGCGATATGATTCCGGCCGATATCCGTATTCTGCAATCGAAAGACCTCTTTGTAAGTCAGGCGATTTTAACCGGAGAATCACTTCCGCTGGAAAAAAATGAAAGCCCGATAATCGCCGAAGATTCCAGATCGCCGTTGGAATTTGACAATAGCTGTTTTATGGGAACCAATGTTATTAGTGGCACGGCAACTGCTATTGTCGTTGCGACCGGTAAAGACACCTATTTGGGTAAAATCGGCAAAGCTCTTAGCGGCAAACGCCCGGAAACCAGTTTCGACAAAGGCGTGAATAAAGTAAGCTGGCTATTGATTCGCTATATGCTGGTTATGGTTCCGCTGGTTTTTATGATCAATGGAATAACCAAAAACAACTGGCTGGATGCGTTGCTTTTTGCTATCGCGATTGCAGTTGGATTAACCCCGGAAATGCTTCCGATGATCGTCACCGCCAATCTGGCGAAAGGTGCCAAAAACATGAGCAAACGAAAAGTGATCGTCAAACGGCTTAACGCAATCCAAAACATTGGCGCGATGGATATTTTGTGTACCGATAAAACCGGTACGCTTACGATGGATAAAATTATCCTGGAACGCCACCTCAACGTTTTAGGAAACGAAGACGACGAAGTTTTAAAATGGGCCTATTTTAACAGCTTTCACCAAACCGGACTCAAAAACCTGTTGGATGTAGCGGTGCTCGAACACGTTGAACTGCACGATTATTTAAAAGTGGAAGAAAACTACCGTAAAGTAGACGAAATCCCATTCGATTTTCAACGCCGCCGTATGAGTGTTATACTCGAGCAAAAAAACGGGAAACAGCTACTCATTTGTAAAGGCGCCGTGGAAGAACTATTGGGACTTTGTTCTCATGCCTTTTATCCCGGTGAAAATGCGCAGATTCATATTGAAAATGACGCCATAGTTCCGTTGGACGATAGCATCCGGGCTACGGTTATGCAAACCTCCAAAAAACTCAACGAAGACGGTTTACGCGTTTTATTGGTTGCGATTAAAGAATACGACAGTCGAAGTGCCAATTATAGCATTGCCGATGAAAACAATATGGTGCTCACGGGGTTTATCGGCTTTCTGGATCCGGCCAAACCATCGGCCAAACCAGCCATTGAAAGTTTGCAAAAACTCGGTGTTTCGATCAAAGTATTAACCGGCGACAATGATATCGTAACCAAAAAAATATGCCGGGACGTAGGGATTCCGTTTCATCAGGTTTTGTTGGGAAATGAAATCGCCCAACTAACCGATGATCAACTAAGCGAACGTCTGGAAACCACCAGTATCTTTGCCAAATTAAATCCGGTACAGAAATCCCGAATTGTAAGCTTGTTTCAGGAGCAAGGTCATACGGTGGGTTTTATGGGTGATGGCATTAACGACGCGCCCGCCTTACGCAATGCCGATGTAGGCATTTCGGTGGATACCGCTGTTGACATCGCTAAAGAAAGTGCCGATATTATCTTGTTGGAAAAAGATTTGATGGTGTTACGAAAAGGCGTGATTTATGGCCGTCGGACTTTTGGGAACATCATCAAATATATCAAAATGACCACCAGTAGCAATTTTGGCAATATGTTCAGTATGCTTGGTGCCAGTATATTTTTGCCGTTTTTACCGATGTTACCGATACAATTACTGATTCAGAATTTGTTATACGACATTTCACAAATCTCCATTCCCTGGGATCGGATGGACGACGAATTTTTGGAAAAACCACAAAAATGGGATGCCAACAGTATTAGTCGGTTTATGTTGTATATCGGACCGGTAAGTTCCCTATTCGACTATATGACTTTTGCCGTTTTGTTTTATGTTTTTAAAGCGAATACACCCGAACACCAACATCTGTTTCAGACCGGATGGTTTGTAGAAGGCCTCCTTTCACAGGTATTGATTGTTCATATGATCCGTACCCGGAAAATTCCGTTCCTGCAAAGTTGGGCTACGGCTCCGGTAGTTGCACTAACCTCATTGGTAATGCTAATCGGGTTGCTACTTCCGTTTACGCCGTTTGCGCATTCGGTTAACCTGGAACCATTACCGTTAGCCTATTTTCCCTGGTTAATCGGTATATTAATTGGTTATTGTTTTCTGGTACAAATCGCCAAGGAACACTTTATCCGCAAATTTGGTTCCTGGCTTTAG